In Myripristis murdjan chromosome 5, fMyrMur1.1, whole genome shotgun sequence, the genomic stretch CTATTCAGGTAGATCTGTCTCAACCGTCCAACATTAAGCCCTTAGCTGGATTCACAGTGCAAGaatagagctggaacaaaaacttaGAGGCCAGGTGGTAACTGAGGACTGGTTTGATAACCACTGTTTTAGGAATTCCAGATCTTGGTTACAGCCTTATTaccaaaaatgtcacattaaataCTGACACAGTACCTATGATATATGTTGGGCTGTGTGCCCAGTGTGATTTGTGTCACTCACCAAATCCCGCCTGTATGTTCATTCTGCTTATGCCTAttaatgtttaatatttaaaagtCTGTCAGGCCAGTTAAATATTTCCCTCCCATGTGGAAAATTATCTGTCTACCTCATAGTAAAAACAATTATCTTTACAAAACAACCCCTGCTAAAAACAGCTAAAGAATTTTAAGTTCGTGTGCGTATAAAAGTTCATCAAAATTTTGAACTCAAACAGCTTTACCAACCCAGCAGCGGAGCACATGTGTGCACAAAAAACTGGCGCCAGGAAAGCAATGCTTCCTTGATGTGATTGATTGATATGCACCAAacaaattttaacatttttgattATAACCTAAGGAACAGCGCAATAAACTgaattttttctttctgtgcatTTAATTTGGCTCATCTGTATATAATGGTGATCTGTCAAAAttgggaagaggaaaaaagtttttaaaaaagctttaaaaaggGGCTAAACCTTCTAAGAGGATCTTTAACTTTCATGTATAACCACCAAGAAAGAAATTCTTTATCCACATAACTGTTAAGATAACCAGTTGCTGCCCAATAATCATTGGTATTACAGTAATATCCACCAGGGTCTTTTGCGTTTACCTGGTTTGATGTACATGTGATGTTCTGCCCTACCTTAGATAATACCACTACAACATTTAGCTTCTTGGACTGGGCAGTCACACATCTACTGCAGTTAAAGCTTACCTATTTTATAACCTTTATATATTCGACCCTTTTGTCCCGCCTTTGCTGCTTCAGCTTCCTCAACACGTTCAAACTGTACAAATCCAAACCCACGGAACATGGAAACGCCTGAAAAAGGAACATTTTTCAATAGTTCAATGGTAGACTTTTTTTAAGTAAGTGGATTTCTAGCTATCCTTGCACTTACATTATCCAGCAAATCACATACTACATGCTTGCATTTCAGGAAAAAACAGGACTTGTCGTTTTAAGGATAATGTTATGACACATCTGCATGCACttaactttttttcctttcttattATGTTAGAAAATTCTGTTATGCCTACATGGTAACAATCATGGAAAGTCTTCTTGATGTAAATTATGAAGAatgaaaatggttaaattttccCTCTGTTGGGAACATTGTGTTGTTTACTGACCGACTATCTTCCCATATTGGTTGAACAGGTCTTCCAAATCCTTCTTTTCCATGTCTGATGTCGGCAAATTTCCAACAAAAATCCGTCTCTCCAAATCTCTGGGATCATTACTGCTGCAGGAGCGGGAGTAACGCCCAGGTGATGGGCTGCGGCTTCTTCTACGAGACATGACTAGATCCCAAAGCTTACAGGTCGTCTTCTTCGCACGGCAAACGCTtgaaagattttgtttttgttcgtGTATGAGCGCCTTTAAATTGACGTCCACGATCCTGAAAAATGTCAGTGAGGCAACAGAAAAGATACATTCCATGGATGGATAAAATGTTTCAGTGGAGCAAAAATAGCAGACAGCATCAAGTGTCACCAATAATCACATTTAACTTCTGATTCTGACATCGCAAATTAAAATGCTGTGTCAAATTCATTATCACGTTATTCGACACACTTAGTAGTACACGGTCGCAAATTCCTCTGAGAACTCCAATTCTGAGAGTGaagaaataaattttaaaaagtcaggcttctgtttttcagcaaaatcaaagaaaatgcaaatgaaaatgtataaCAAAAATTGGCTGATTAATTCGacttttgtatatttttcagtCAGGCAGACATGAGGAAACGCGTTTGAATAAACAGGAAGACCTCGCAAAATACTGAAATGATTACCATTCTTTGAATGTGTGAATAGCCTtctcagggggaaaaaagtaacgTTCTTGGAGCATCCCCATGCGCGTCATAGAGATGCTCTGAATTTGTATTATGCCTCAATTTATTGAACACTACTTCATCAAGGGCTGAATGATatgctaaataaaacatatGGTGATTACTTTGacagatactgtgatatgaatCATGATCTTAATGGGAATAATCATTTCTGAATCATAATTTAtgctgtgatttttgctgggctCTATCCCAAACAAacttttcttacatctggaaaacacaATTTGTATGCCAGGAAATTTCTATACTACcacaacactttatttacaacaatgttatgtcacacattttacctttatccaaaaattgcagctcctgcaatttggatacTGCACTTGACCATACTGTAGTTGCTTTAATGCTGTTCAGCCcttgtttcatgttgaaaatGATGGTTACTTAGGCCTAAATGATTGTCGAGACATGTCCCGAAGGCAGTTATCCCAAAACAAAATCGCAAACTGCAGTGTTGAGGTTATCCATTTTCCTCAAATTGGTAAAATGTACACATCTGTGTGAAAACTGCattgatgaaatgaaatcaggGACTCGGCCACCCTAAAGAGGACAAAGCTCAAACATTTCCtttaataaaacagcaacaatcCTCGGTTGAAAATTTAGAAGCATTAGTGTTGTTTTCGCATGAAGTGGATCTAATGATATCGAGTGCTGACAGCACAAGAGTCTCTAGAGGCTTTCAGTCCCAATGCAGATATATGGCGAACACGTACCATTTTGAAGTTGCGGCATTAAagctgttttcatgtttatGGTCGCAGCTAAACTAGATCATGCTGTTCAGAATGCAACTCAATACATACCTTAACTTGATCCTGGATGCCCTGGCTTCAGTGTCCACATTATTCACAATGTGCTGTCTCTCAAGGCTCAAATCTGGTATAGGAGGGAGAAATCAGTGTGGATTTAGGAAAGGACAACCACAATGAAATCACCTGAAAATATTACTTCAGAGTTCCAAGACGGTTGTAAGAGCCCTAATATTAGCCCCTGAATGAACCCTGAAATAAGCCTCAGCTAAGAAGTACTGATTGGATGGTATTCGTGTAAGTCAGTGGTTCTCTAACTATTTGGGCTTCAGTACCCCTTTTTCCCGATTTCTGGATCCAAGTACCCCATTTACCTGACTAAAACATTTTGCTTAGAAAACTGCAACAGAAAACCATAGCCATCACATGTTAAACACCTTTTGAAGAAtataacattacaaataagAAATGGAGTGAAAGAGCTACAATTAGTGCCTCCTGAGCAGATTTATTTTAACACTGTGGCCACAACATTTCAGTAAGTCAGTGGTGTGAGTTTTTTCTAGGGTTAGGTTTAGAGTTAGACCTGGTTCTTCAGGGTCACTTTAAGAACCTTCATGTCATCTTTTACCATCTTCACTGCCAGCTAGCCTTCAGGTTCAAGTTGCAAAGTGGAAATATTTTTCATAAGTACAGTTCTGTTTCACGTTTTAAATTACTattacataaacaaaaataaaaatcctttaTTACATTTACGACTTATTCttatgtttttctattttcagatttctctcaCGGATCCCCTGTAGTACCTCTGTGTACTAAGTTACAGCTTAATGAGCACGACTTCTAGATGGGACTGATTTAAATACTAGGAACGGTCAACACTCATTTCAGTTGGCAAATAAGTTACCATTTCTTATCCCAACATTAACTACGAATAATGGCCAAAAACACAGAAGATACAGTCCGTGTGTTCCCAAGTGGGACTGCTTCATGGTGTGCCTTGTTCGTTTTTCTATCTGTGGTTTCCAATAGCATGAGAGTGCCTTCAacatttcatataaatacaGACTTATACCTACTCATAGTAGTTACATTAGctagattttttcccctctcttctccgTTATTAGACTAAATTCAGGTCAGGTACATGACCTATAcatgttacatacatttttcattagaAAGCATTCTGTAAAAATACTCCAGTAtggaaataatataaaaataaattaatgaaaatgaataatgcagggaaaagaaagaaagaaaaaatacttcAGGGTTTTCTAACTGCAGTAAATTTGAGATATCTAAGTAACTGAATAGTTTTTGgccaatttgtgatttctgagtttaAATTTTAGGGGTGGGTTAAAAATATCGATATTTTCGATATTGTATCGATACACGTGTGTAGAAAAGATAATCGATACATAATTCCCAGTATcgatattttaaaatgtaatacattttaCCCGTtcggtgtttttgtttggttaacCTCTTTAGTCTCGCTTGGTTTAGTGTTTCGCGCTCCGTTATCGCAGTCAGATCTCGCGAGATCCAGGCCACCCGCTTCAGAGAGATGAGAGTCTGGcctggggtccgtttcccaaagcagtgAAAAACTCTGAGtctaaccctgaaatgagggaaactctgagtttctctctgtgtccgccctctttcagccacacaaggtatttaacttcctcattcattctgtcagcaggcgagttttggcgtggcatattagttctgctgtctgttatttaaaataacaataataaaaaaaaaaacagtcggTAGGCCTTTATTAttagtccattagtagttaggtggcgactttttttcacgaacatgacatgtcctttcgacaacgatcccgtggatgaaggtgcagtgttactgcgcagagaattaaatattcgtcggaagatggttataagaccgcgcatagatgttttagcatttccacacaattatctttttgagcaTTACCGTTTCACGTCACAGTCGATCATCTATATACACAACATAATCCGTCCTTACATtagctgccaagtgcgcttctcccccgcgggattgtacctgaatgaaataaattaagaggctaccattcaagccgTTCCTTCCGTAATATTATtgtgcaacggactacatttaaacttacgcattgacccaaGCAGCactgttctcccacgccgtctcgctctcctttgccgctgcagcggtgtttaaaaaacatgttcaaactcgctgtatgaatccattaagatttccaattcaactggggtgaaaaacgcagcccgacgcttccccgttgccatggtgactcgtcaaatcggaaactcagagtttcctgtctcagagtagatcaactcagttcggggtaagactcggagtttgttgaacctgcttcgtgaaacggacccctggtctggtctgatctgGGTCTAGGTCTAGCCTGATCTGATCTGGTCTGGGTCTATtgtctgtttacattttttattattattgtttacatTGGTTGGCTGCTGGTGATTTGAGTTGTTTACACACTGGTAATAGGTGTTAACCAGGTTAAAAATGTGCACTGCATGCACCATGAGCCAGATGAACCGACCCAAAAACTGTTAGCACTACTATTTCAGTTAAAAGTACATGATGTTGTATAACTATTTGTTTAATGGTCAGTTCTTTCttaatgtaaatattaatatttaattatgcACCAGGTTAGAGGGTTACTTTTACAATTGAATTTATAGCATTAGTTCTTTGAGAATCTCTTCCATTACCAAAGCAAAATTGGTGTTATAACTAAAATATCGATATCGATATCGAATCATATCGGAAATCATATCGACTTGGAACCTAGTGTATCGGAATCGTATCGTATCGGGAGGTCAGTGGCGATACCCAGCCCTATTAAATTTTCCATAGTAACCAAGTATGTTTTAAATTCAGaatctttaaaatgtaaaaaggaaCGTATTTTTTAAGCCAACAGCCAACTGATTTTAtggatataaaataaaaaccctaAATAAAAACCACGCCACAGATGAATCTTATGATTAAACAAAATTCATCTGCTGAAAAAGTTGGGCTATTAAACATGAGTGATATATTAGTCTTTGTTAGCACAAAATCTTTGTCTAAATGTTTTGAGAAACAATTCTGTAggtcaaaacaaaaagaagttaTGAAGACAATCTACATAGACATGTTCAACAGTGTTCTGTCAACATCACGTAAAGTGCATCTGTTGTTTATAATTGGAAAAATATTCATCTATTAGCTTTGATAGGATAGTATGGAAGCCCATTTCCACCaggaaaaaagatttttaaaaaatccccaTGGTAAGTGGTGCATCCATCTGAGAGTGTGGCATTGACCAGGTGCTGTTGAGTGATGGCTGCCACCTCAGCCACATCACTTTGGTTCTTTCTTCACTAGAGCTGTTGCTTGCCTCCAGTTCTTTCAAGGGTGTGTTTGCTTAGTAAAATCCCAAGTGAATCAACAAGCCAATCAAGTAATTCATCTGTTGTAAAGCCACATCTAAACCAGTCCTCAGTGTGCTCACAGTCCATCTCACATTTAACAGAGCTCACACCAGCAGATCTCAGGCCAGAGAGCTGCTGCACTTTGACAGCTCAGGCAAAGTAGCTCCTAATCAGAACTTTTTACCTCAGAATTTCGACTTTTAAACTCATGATTATGACTTTTTATGCCATAATTATGATCTAccataaggattttttttttttaatccctggTTAAAATTTGCTCCCATGGGATAGCACATGTGTACAACCTTTAAAAGAAACTTGTAATTATTTGTGAGATAACAAAGACACAGTTTTCTATTATTTTCTAAATAATCAGCGTTAGCCAGCCAGCTAGGGTGACAGCCAACCGACCTTATTCAACTGGCggccattttgaaaactgtgttgAAACCTCTACGTGAAGAGTTCTTTGCATCATACAAACACTCCACACAACACAGCTTACCAAGGACACACATTAGAATAAGATGGCTTGTGCGCCAGCACTAAACAGTTTATTGTATTTGGCCCACTGGGGCAAGTTAGTATAGCCACTTTAGCTAGCTCGCAGCTAGCTAGCCAACGTCCCTGCAAAATGTGTGTCGTGTAGTTGTTGCGGTTATATCTAGGACTGTAAATTACTACAACTGTTATATGTACGTAAATTCTCAGTTAAGCTGCCAAAACCATTATCCTAAATGTTCAAACTGACCGCGCTGTGAATAAGGtcaatttataatttataattctACTAACGTTACATCAGACGCGCCGGCAGTGTGGCAAATGGCGTgccatatacatacacacatgcaagatatggacttaaaaaataatatttcagctAGGCTAGTTTTTCCGTTCAGAGCGACCCTTTGGTTTACTTAGTTATTGCAAGGCACTTCTGTGTTGTAGTTAGCTGATATAAAATGGACTCTAGCTAAATACTCTTTCTCTGGCGCTACATGTAACGTGCTGTCGCTTACATTAGCTAGGTAGATTAATTTAGCTAGCTTAGCCGACACACAATTGGGTCAACCTTAACTCTTTGTCAGGTTAATTAGCAGATAATGCTAATGCTACATGACCTCATCTAGCATGCAACTACACTTTCGATAAGTCGgtgatttttcttttaccttcaatgtgatttttcttctccttctggTTTCACTTGCACAAGGCCAAGGAACGAGACACCGCCACTTCCTAAGGCCGGAACGTCTCCTCACAATGCTCTTCTTCTACGCTACAGCCATAGTTCCTGAGCATATTCCCACCCTACCGCCCCCTAGCGGTTAATTATAATGTGATCTTGGGTTACATCAACCACCGTCACTGGACAATTTGCTCAAAATAAAGAAGGACgtcacaataacaataagaataataagaataaaacaacatttaagcATATGTCAGTCAGTGATTCCTATAACATACCCCTGTAAAAGTACAAAACAACATACTGTGACATTTGTGCAAACCAGAGAGCTGCTATTTCCTTTCATCGCTCATAACATCTGTTGAATTTGATCCCATGTGTGAAAGTAGGTTCAGGTAACACTGTGATCTTTGTTTCTTCCTACAACTAAGTATTGATGCAAACATTAGTAGTCAGTgttacacacccacacattaaATAACATTCCTGAacacaaatttgcaaaatttattctaaggcaaaaaaaaaaaaaaaagacatccaaCATTGTGTACAATGCATATCTGTCACCATTTCCCCCATTTTGATCTGTTTGTCCAAAGTAGTTGAGGAAGTAGGATAAATTCACCTCTGGTAAAAATACTATCCTTTTGGCCAACTCAAGAACACACGTCAAAGTTGGACTGACTGGGCAGCAGGGACATTTATCATGCTGGCAAGCACAAGACTCAACATTTCCAGACAATGGAAAGACTCGTGCTGAGGGTCAGCTATAGTCACGGAAATTATGAAGGATACCTGTAGCACTAAAAGTGCTCTGGTCTACTGCATCACCATGTCTACATAGACATCATCTACACCAATAGTGGCTTGTAAACAATCTACTGCTGCTGTGGTGGCCTGTCCCGCTGCTGTGGTGTCCTGCtccagtctttttttcttcataggGGTCAGTTTTCTCAGACATCTTAAAGATGGCAGTGGTTGATTCTGTGCCCTCAGCAACATGTATCCCTTAACTCCACATGTGGCCCGTAGCTGCCTTGCCTTCTCCATGGTCTCACTGGACCACTTCACCCCTCTGCCACTCTTTCGCCCGAGCCTTGCGAGCTGATTGGCATTGAACACTTTCTCAATGTTCTGGATGaggttttgtttctctctctccagtttgtgtttctctctcctttcactgACGACGGCTTTGAGGAGCATGGCTATCCTCTCGTCCTTCTTCCGGATGATGTCTTTCAGATGTGCTATTTCACAATCTGCAGAGTTGGCGCTGTCCATAGGTGGAGGATTTTGTTCCACGGGGCCTGTGGACTCGCGCCGCTCCTCAGCCACTTTTGACTGCAGTTCCACTGAAGTTTCACACTGAGCTGAGGTAAGATCCTCGTCATCCAGTggacacaggaacacacagtgTAGAGGGAGTCCAAAGGATTCAGGTTTCAGTATGTTCTCTCCAGGACTGTCATCTATACTGAAAAGCACGTCTCCTGCAATGGAGAAAACTTAATTGTGAAATTACACTGAAATGCAGAATTATCTCTGTAACAACatgaatacaaagaaaaaatagctgtttttttttaatgtttggcatATACAATAGGGGAggacgatatggacaaaatcaaatatcaagattttttttttttaaatgaatacctcgatattgatattgtgatgatactaTAGGGATGACAATTGATGCTTTGCTTCCACAAAAAACTAATACAGTGAGTTTTTTGGTAAAcaattagtaatgtggatatgatgaccaagcaggttgaggcaaataacagaacagctagaacagcgtaataagttcagaaaattgcatccctttattgtaatgcagcctttaaaaccagggaaagacaacacttatgccatccAATATCCTTGACAATATCTAGTCCCATATCATGATATCCACATGATATacatatatcgcccagccctaagtataccatatttttgtttaaGGGGGTAGTCTGATAAAGACAATGTGTTCTTTGCCAATCTATCTCTTTCTCCTTGATGTTAACCAACTTCTCACCACTGTCCTCCTTTTCTGAGGGCCCCTTCTCAGAGCTCTGGCTGTAGGAGTGTTCAACACTGTGTCTCTCTGgcagaggagactgcaccaACGTTTTGGTCAAATTCTCCACTATCTGGCGTAAAGTCTTATTTTTCTTGAAGTGGGTGAACTTGGTCGGTATAGCATTGGGCTTCAACTTCCGCAGATTGTCCATGCGTCTCGATTCATACTGTGACTCCTCAAAGTGGTCCTAAGCATAGAAAGATATGTGATTTAGTTATGGATCACAGCTTGCTAACACAACATGCTTAGATTGACATTGCAAAACAGATTAATCAAAAGCTACTGACAGAGAGTTTGAACCAAACTGTATAAATATGGGCTTGCATGTTGCTGCCACTTCACTAAACCACCTGTAGAAATGCCTTTCATAACACTGACAACATGACATAACCAACAATGTCAAGATCAGCTGATTAAACACCAGTCACATAGCAACAGCCATGTAGCAGAACTATCACAGCTGCCCTGGAAAACAGCAACGTCTAAACTTGCTTAACCAGTGGCTCTGGACAGACCTGGGAAATGATCTACATTATTTCGAGACAAAAGGAATTCATTCTGACTACAAACAGTGGGACTCTGAAAAGACTGAGTGCAAATCTTCATTAGCAATGGTACAGTTTATATagaatgttaaaaatgttagAATGGAAATGCATCCTATTTAATTTGTGGAATAGCCAGTGGTTGAAAGAGCTTGGTCCCTGCCACTTGGTAGATGTTTctgcagtgacatcagtgaGTTCTACTGTCTT encodes the following:
- the LOC115359502 gene encoding uncharacterized protein LOC115359502 isoform X1, which codes for MGGCSATGCSSRNEKGKKLHCFPRDPVRREIWEKMVGRRNWKAHDRSRLCEDHFEESQYESRRMDNLRKLKPNAIPTKFTHFKKNKTLRQIVENLTKTLVQSPLPERHSVEHSYSQSSEKGPSEKEDSGDVLFSIDDSPGENILKPESFGLPLHCVFLCPLDDEDLTSAQCETSVELQSKVAEERRESTGPVEQNPPPMDSANSADCEIAHLKDIIRKKDERIAMLLKAVVSERREKHKLEREKQNLIQNIEKVFNANQLARLGRKSGRGVKWSSETMEKARQLRATCGVKGYMLLRAQNQPLPSLRCLRKLTPMKKKRLEQDTTAAGQATTAAVDCLQATIGVDDVYVDMVMQ
- the LOC115359502 gene encoding uncharacterized protein LOC115359502 isoform X2; translated protein: MDKKDHFEESQYESRRMDNLRKLKPNAIPTKFTHFKKNKTLRQIVENLTKTLVQSPLPERHSVEHSYSQSSEKGPSEKEDSGDVLFSIDDSPGENILKPESFGLPLHCVFLCPLDDEDLTSAQCETSVELQSKVAEERRESTGPVEQNPPPMDSANSADCEIAHLKDIIRKKDERIAMLLKAVVSERREKHKLEREKQNLIQNIEKVFNANQLARLGRKSGRGVKWSSETMEKARQLRATCGVKGYMLLRAQNQPLPSLRCLRKLTPMKKKRLEQDTTAAGQATTAAVDCLQATIGVDDVYVDMVMQ